Genomic segment of Sphingopyxis lindanitolerans:
CCGCCGCCCGCGACGCGCGCCCGCGCGACGACATGGCGATTGCCGCCGACGTTCGTCAGCGCGCCGACCTCGGCGGCGGCGCGCGGCGCGGCGCGGCCCGGCGACCAGGACCGCGCTGGCGGCACGAGCGCGGTGGCCCGCCCGGCGGCGTCGACCAGAACCAGCCCTTCGAGTCCTTCGACATGCCGCGCCGCCGAGGCCAGCGCGGCCCGGCGCGGCGCGCTGGAGAGTTGGGCGGCCGGATCGTCCATCGCCGACAGGAATTCGGCGGTGGTCACCACGACCGCGAGCGCGCGCGCGTCGAGACCGCGCCGCATTTCGGCCTCGCTCTGAAAATAGAGCAGAGCGCCGTTCACCGCCGCGAGCAGGAGCAACAGCGGGATCGCGGCGGCAAGGATGACCGACCTTATCCGCATGACGGCAGCGCCTCCATGTCGAGCAGGCCGGCGATGAACTGGGGGCATTCGCGCGCGATGGTGAACAGGTGCGCGCGCGCGAGGCAAAGCGCCTGCATCCCTTCGTCGCCAACGCGGTAATCCTGCGCGGCGGGAAGCGAAAAGAGCAGCGACGGCACGTCGAAAAGCGACGGCGCGCGCGCCTCGCCCGCCATTGCCCAGCCATCGACGGCGATATAGAGCAGATGCGCGGGCTGACCGCGCTCGATCAACAGCGCGCCGGGCGGCAGCGAGCGCGGACGGACGTGCCGGGCGACCAGCAAAAGCTCGCGGCCCGACAAACGGTCGAACGGCGCGATCGCCGCCAGCACCGCCATATGATCGATGACATCGGCGGAGATTTCCTCGCCAGCGTCGATCGGCGCGGGCGCTGCGGTCGAGCGGTCATTCGGGCTGTCCACCGACATCACCGGCACTCGCGCCCCGCCTTCATCGCCGAACAGCCAGGCTTCGCTCGCCGCCAGCCGGTGCTGCGCGGCGCGCGCGGCGGCGGCATCGAGTTCGCCGGTCGCATGCGCGCTGAGCGCCGTGAGCGCAGCGCGAAGATCGCGCACTTCGCGCGGGGCGTCGCCCTTGGCGGGCGGGCGATGATCGCCCGCCGCGATCCGCAGCGCTTCCTGCGTGAGCCGCTCGATCGGCCGCGCGACACGCCGGACGATCTGCAACGTCACCAGCAGGCAGGCGAGCAGCGAGGCGATGCCGATCATCGCGCTCAGGAACAGGGCGTTCTGCGTCGCGACGCGGATGACCGAGACGTTGACGTCGGCGCCCGCAGTGCCGCTGACCGCGCCGTCGGCGCTATAGACCGGCGCCGCCGCGGTTTTGAGCAACCCCCATTTTTCCTGATATTCGACCGGCGAGACATAGATGATGCGCCGCCGCTGCACGTCGCGGAGCCCCGCCATCGTTTCTTCGGGCAGGCTGTCGGGCGACCCCAGCGGCGTATGCTCGTCGCCGTCGGTGCCGTCGAGGATATAGCGCACCTCGGCCCGGCCGCTCGTCACCTGCGTATAGATATAGGTGAGCCCCAGCCGTTCGCGAATGCGCCGCATCGGTTCGACATTCCGGCGATAGCGGATGTCGCGCTCGGCCGCTGCCGGGTCGCGGCCGCTCGTCGCCGTGCCGATCAGCCAGTCATGATCGGCCGGGTCGATCAGCGCCCCGGTCAGCGCGCTCGTCGCAACCAGCCGGTCGTCGAACTGGCGCAGGATCGTGGCGTTGATCCGATTGTAGACGAGGATGGCAACGAGCAGCGCGGCCAGCGCGACCACCGGCAGGAACACCCGCAGCAACAGCGTCTGGATGCCGATTTGTTTGCGGTTACGCGGCATGGTCACGCCCATCCTGCACGCGCAGCATGACGAGCGCGAGGTCGGGGTGGCGCGCGGCAGCCGCCCGGATATCCTCATGCGCGATCCAGAAGCGTTCGCCGCTGGCGGTCGCACCGCTCCAGCCCGCAGTGGGCGAGTCGGTCCGCGCCATCTCGGCAAGGCTCGCCAGCGCCTCGAGCGTCGCGGCGGCGAAATTGGGGGTTTGGCGAAGCGCGTCGATCAGAGCGACGCGGCTCGGACCGTCCTCGTGCCGCAAGGCGAGCAAGGCGAGCAATTGGGCACGCAGCGCAGGCGGCATCGCGGCGTGAATCAGGGGCGCGGTGCGGCGCGCGAACGCGCTGGGCGAAAGCCGCTGGTGGAGCAGCGCCAGCGCGACCGCCACTTCGACCGGCGCGCCATTCTCCAGCGCGGCTTCGGCCAGCCGGGTGACCTCGTCATCGGACGGTGGCGCGATGCTCTCCTGCTTGCGGGGCTGCAACACCGCTTCGACGCCGCGGAACAGCGCGTGGCCGATGCCCGTTTCGACCGCTTCCATGGCGTTGGCGCGAACCTTGGCATTGGCCGAATGAAGCGACACGATCAGCAGGTCGAAATCGGGGAGCAGGCCGCGCAGCGCCAGCAATTCGAGCAGGAAGTCGACCGCGGCGCTCGCACGTTCGCGCTGGGCGCGGGCAAGCAGGCCGGTGAAGCCCGAGGCGCCCTGCGCCGCGTCGAGCCGCCGGGCGCTGTCCATCGCCTGCCGGGCGGCATCGCTTTCGGCCGCGACGATCGCGTCCGATTGCGCCGCGAACTGCGCCTGCGACAGGCTGGCGAGCGCGCGCGCCGCCACCGCGCGCTCGCCTTGCGCGCGGCGCGTGTCGCGCAGCGCAGCGACGAGATGCGGGATGGCGGTCTCGCCGAAATCGGCGATCAGCGCGGCACTTTGGCGCCGCTCGCGCGGGCTCTGCCGGGGCGCAGCCGCGAGCAGGTCGGCGATCGCGTCCGGATCGGCGAGGCGGAGTTGGTCTGACCCGCCGCGCAGATCGAGGAGCGGGGCGCCGGGCGACGCCGCCAGGGTGCGCAGCCGCGCTTCCGCTCCGGGCGCGAGGGCCGGGAGCGGTGCGCCGAAATTGAGCCAGCCCTGCCGCATGTTGCCCGCCATCGCCGAGGGATAAAGCTGGCGCAGCAAAACGACGGTCGCGATCAGCAATGCGCCCAATATCACCCCGATCCCCGAAAGCTCGCGCAGGTCGAGATATTTGGCGGCATAGAGCAGGAAGGCGCCCGCGATCAGGCTGGCGAGCGGTTCGCACATCCCCTCGATCACGGTGCGAAGCGGACGCTTGATCGCCGATGGCACCGCGTTGAACAGCAGATTCTGATTATTATATTCGATCGAGGTCAGCACGCCATGATAGGCGAAAAAGGCCGCGATCGCCGCGATATAGCCGCTGCTCAGAAAGAAGAATCCGAATACCGCGAAATAGGTGAGGGGCAGGATGAAGGCGACGTTGCGAACGCCGAGCCGGGTCACCAGCCGGTTGAAGACGAACAGGCAGACCAGCAGGTTGAAGATGTTCGACGCGGCATAGAGCGCGCCGAACAGCGCCGCGAGCTGAGCCTCGCTGCGCCCCTGTTGCAGCACCGCGGCATATTGATATTCGGCGAGGTTGGTCATCAACAGGGTGACGAACAAGGTCGCCGTCAGGGCGAGCGTATAGCGCGAGGTGCGAAAGCTGTTCGCCAGCACCGCGAGCTGGGCGGCGATCCCCGCCGGGCGCTCGCTATCGTCGGCATCGCTTTCGCTGAGCTGCGGCCAGCGGCGGCCGAGCGACCAGGCGAGCGGCATCGTCGCGAGCGCGACTCCGGCCCAGAGCAGCAGGAAGCCGGGCAAGGGGACGAAAGCCGCGAGCAGGTTGACGATCAGCGCGCCGACCGCGGTGCCGAGCGCGCAAAAGGCCGCGAACAGCGGGAACAGCCTTTTGGCGTCCTGAATGTCGAAATAGGCGTCGGTGAAGTTCCAGAACAGGCTGTAGAGCGCGATATACCACATCGCGAGATAGAGCTTCAGCACGTAATAGAGCGGCGCACTGTCGCCGGCGTTGCTGAGCAGCGCCCACAGGATCACGCCCCCGGCGACGAGGAGCGCCAGCGTCGCCATCACCATATGGTTCAGCGAAAAGCGCACCATCAGGACCGAAAAAAGGCCGGTGTAGACCAGCATCACCGCCGGGGTGAGCATGAAGATCACCGGCAGCGCATCGACCCCGACATGGCTGAAGAAAGCGGCGTCCCCGGCGCTGAACCCGATGCCGAGTCCCATTTGCAGCAGAAAGCCGAACAGCGCGAACTGCGCGAGCTTGGGTCCTTCGCCCGGCTCGACGCGCAGCAGACGGTTCAGCCTGTCGATCACGATATTCAGCCCCCCGTCCGCAACGCCCACCCGACCGCATAGCAACAAAATATTGATGAAGTCAGCCGCACGGTTGTCAGCACGGACAAAAGCGGCAATGGTGCGGGGCAGGGGCGATGACGGGACGCAAGAGAAAATTCGGGCTCAAGCCCCAGCTGCTCTTGCTGCTGTTCGCGCTCAATCTGATCGCGGCGACGGCCTATTCGCTCGTGCTTTACGGTATCGACCGCGCCGAGATATTGGCGGGAATCGACAAGCAACTCGTCACCGCGGCCAATGCGGTGCAGGAAATCGTTCCGCCCGGCTATCATGCCACGATCCAGAATGCGGACTCGGTTGCGCCAGCGCTGTTCGACGCGGTGCAGGACCGGCTGTCGCACTTCGCCAACGAGTCGGGGCTCGTCTACGCCTATACCTATATGCAATTCGGGCCCGAGATCCGCACCGTCGCGACCAGCGCGACGGTCGCCGAAATGCAGTCGGGAACGCAGACGGGCTTTTTTGCCCTCTATGATACGGCGCCCGCCAAACTGCATCAGAGCTTTCGCGACGGACGGGTGCGGTTCGACGAATATAGCGACAGTTTCGGCCGCTTCCGGTCGATCTACAAGCCGGTGCGGATGCGCGACGGGCGCACCTACGTCATCGGCGCCGACGTCGATCTGCACCAGCTCGACGCGAGCCTGCGCACCGCACTGATCCAGTCGATCGCGGTCGGGGTCGTCATGTTCGCGCTCTCGCTCGCCGTCGGCTGGCTGCTCATCGGCCGGATCGTGCGGCCGCTGGCGCAGCTCACCGCCTTCACGCGCGGAATGGAGCAGCGCAGCTTCGAGCCCGACGAGCAGGAATTGCTCGCGATCCGGGAGATCGGCGGCGCGCGGAGCGACGAGGTCGGCAGCCTCGCCGAAGCGATGTCGGGCATGATCGCGCGGCTGCAACGCTATCTGATCGAGGTCGAAACCGCGACCGCCGCGCGCGAGCGGGTCGAGGGCGAGCTGACCGCGGCGCGCGACATCCAGGTCGGGATGCTGCCCCGCAAATCCCCGCCCTTTCCCGGCCGCACCGACCTCGACGTCTTCGCGATGCTCGAACCGGCGAAACAGGTTGGCGGCGACCTTTACGATTATTTCCTGATCGACCGGAATCGGCTGTTCTTCGTCGTCGGCGACGTCGCGGGCAAGGGCGTGCCCGCGGCGCTGTTCATGGCGATGACGACGACGCTGTTCAAGGCGCAGGCGCTGTCCGCGACCTCGACGGCGGAGATCATGACGCGCGTCAACGCCGAACTGGCGCGCGACAATGTGGCGGAGATGTTCGTCACCGCGCTGGCCGGCATATTGGACCTTCGCGACGGCAGCGTCGTCTATAGCGATGCCGGCCACGAAGCGCCCTTCATCGTGCGCGCGGGCGGCGCTGTCGAGCGGCTGGCAAAGAAGCATGGCATGGCGATGGGCATCTTCGACGATGTCGAATATCAGTCGGGCCGCTTCACGTTGCAGCCCGGCGATGCGATGATCCTGTTTACCGACGGTGTGTCCGAGGCGACGGGGCCGGGCGAGGAGCTTTACACCGCCGCGCGCATCCGGACGGCGCTGGAACGCACCCGCGAAAATCCGTCGGCGCGCTATATTGCCGAAGGCCTCGCCGACAGCGTGCGCGCTTTCGTCGGCGAGATTCCGCAGTCGGACGATATCGCGATCCTGGTGATCTGCTACGAAGGACCAGCGGCGGCCGCCTAGCCCCCCAGCGTCAGCGGCGCGCGGTCGACGCCGTGCATCTTGCGCAGATAGAGCCGCATGTCCGCGATCGCGGCGCGCAGCCGCTCGGGCTCGCTCGCCGGGGCATGCGCCGCCGCCGCGACGAGCGGGCATTCCTCGACCTCCCACGGCAGGAAGTCGAAACCGGCTTCGGCGTCGCTGGCCCAGATGATCGGATAGGGGCGGCCGAACATCACCCCTTTCAATTCGTCGCGCCCGACAAGGTGAAAGGCGAGCGCGTCGGCGTTGCGGGCGCCGAGCAATTGTTCGAGCAGGTCGAGCGAGACGACGAGGCTCGATGGGCGGGCATATTTGGAAAGGCGAAAGCCCAGGTCGACGTCGGGGCCGATATAATCGATATGCCGCGCCCCGTCGCCCGCCGCCAGTTCGGCGATGTCGAGCTCGATATTCTGTTCGCCGAACGCGACGAGCCACGCGGTGCCCTTGAGCCGGAGCGGGATGCGCTCGAAATACCGGCTTTCGTAAAGCGCCATCGCACGCAGCAGCGCGCGCAGGATCGACGCGGCCTCTTCGGCGCTTTGCGGTTCGGCGGCGAAAATGACCTCGTCGCCCATCGCCTTCCAGATGTCGATCGACGGCGTGCGTTCGTCATCGATGAATTCAAAGCCGACCTGTCCCGCCAGGATCAGGGGGAAATTACAGAAAAAAGCCTGGAAAACGTCGAGCCACCCCTGGCTTCCCTGACCCGAAAAGCGGGCCTTGAACTGGGTCGAGCCGACCATGTCGACGGATAGAAAGAGGCGGATCATGTCATTCCCCGGACGGCAACGGGCGGCGGCGCGCGATCTTTACCCGCACCCCGTTAACATAAGCCGACCGCGCCGCCACGAAATATCACCGGCGGCGGCAGATCGGGGCGACGCGGAATTCATATTGTAATTGCGAATCGTTCTCGATAATGGCGGACATCCCTTTCGGTTTCAGTCTGACAGCTCTCGATGCACGCACCCCCGTCCCCGCGCCCGCCGGTCAAAAAGAGCCGGAAAAGCTTTTGGCTGAAACAGTTGCACATGTGGCACTGGATGAGTTCGGCCGTCAGCCTGATCGGCCTGTTGCTGTTCGCGGTCACGGGGTTCACGCTCAACCATGCCGCCGACATCGAAGCGGCGCCGGTCGTCGCCCAGAAGACCGCGCAGATGCCGCAGGCGGTGCTGGGCACGCTCGGCGCTGATCCGGCGGGCGGCAAGGGCGCCTTGCCCCGGCCGGTCGCAGCGTGGGTCGAGGATCATTTCCCGGTCAGCGCGACGGGCGAGGCCGAATGGTCCGCCGACGAGATTTACCTGCCTGCACCGCGCCCCGGCGGCGATGGCTGGGTCGCGATCGACCGCGCGAGCGGCGCGGTGTCGAGCGAGATCACCGATCGCGGCTGGATTTCCTATCTCAACGACCTCCACAAAGGCCGCAATTCGGGTGGCGAGTGGAGCCTGTTCATCGATGTCTTCGCCTTCGCCTGCCTGATCTTCGCGTTCACCGGCCTGGTCCTGCTCTGGCTGCATTCGGCAAAGCGCAAGAGCACCTGGCCGCTGGTTGGCGCCGGTCTGATCCTTCCCGCGGCCGTCGCGATCATCTTCATCCATTAAGGAGAGTTTCATGCAGACCCCCTCGCGCACGCTTTTGATCGGCGGTTCGTTGAGCGCCGCGCTCACCGCCCCGGTTCTGGCCGCCGCGCCCGCGACGATGGACGTCACGATCACGATCCCGCAACTCAAGGTCGCCGAATATCACCGTCCTTACGTGGCGATCTGGGTCGAAAAGGCGGGTGCGCCCGCAAAGACGGTCGCGGTCTGGTACGACTATGACATGAAGAAGAACGAGGGCACCAAATGGCTGCGCGACGTGCGCCAATGGTGGCGCGCCGCGGGCCGGACGATGACATTCCCGGCGAACGGCGTCACCGGCGCGACGCGCGCACCCGGTGCGCAGAAAATCTCGTTCAGCCGCGCCCAACTCGGCGCGACCGCGCCCGGCGCCTATGTGCTGGTGGTCGAGGCGGCGCGCGAGGTCGGCGGACGCGAACTGCTCCGCATCCCCTTTACCTGGCCGGCAAAGGCCGGTCCGGGCGGCCGCGCCGCCGGCAAGACTGAACTTGGCGCCGTCACCGTCGCCTTCCGCTGATCCAGAGAAAGGGCAGAATGATGAAAAAGCAGATATGGGGTTTCGCGGCGACGGTCGCGCTCGCGGCGATGGCGGCGGTTCCGGCAAGCGCGCACCGGCAATGGATGCTGCCGTCGTCGACGGTGCTGTCGGGCGACGATGTGTGGGTGACGGTCGATGCCGCGGTGTCGAACGATCTTTTCTATTTCGAGCATCAGCCGCTGCGCCTCGACGCCGTCCATGCCTGGGCGCCCGACGGCAGCGACGTGGCGATCGAGAATAAGGCGACGGGGCGCTATCGGAGCACTTTCGACGTCCATCTGACGCAAAAGGGCACCTATCGCATCGCGTCGGTATCCGATTCGCTGATGGGCAGCTATGATCTGAACGGCAAGACCGAGCGCCTGCCGCGCGGCACCACCACCGCCAATCTTGCCGAAAAGCTCCCGGCTGGCGCGACCAACGTGCGGACCGCCGAAGCGAACAACCGCAACGAGATTTTCGTGACGGTGGGTGAGCCGACGACGACTTTGTTCAAGCCGACCGGCAAGGGGATCGAAATGGTCCCGGTCACGCATCCCAACGACCTGTTCGCGGGCGAGGCGGCAACCTTCCAGTTCCTGCTCGACGGCAAGCCCGCGGCGGACCTGGCGGTGACGGTGATCCCCGGCGGTATCCGCTATCGCGACCAGCTTGGTCAGATCGACCTCAAGACCGATGTCGAGGGCAAGGTCGCGGTAAATTGGTCCGAACCCGGCATGTATTGGATGAACGTCACGACGCCGCACGCCGAGCGTCAGGCGGGGGATGCGCCGCCGCCGGTCGCGCGCCGCGCCTCCTATGTCACCACGCTCGAGGTGATGGCGCCCTGAGCGACCGCATCCTGATCCCCCGCGCGCTCACGCCCGCCGCCTTTGCGGCGTGGGACGGCGCGGGGGATATCCAGATCCTGTCGGGCGAGGCGATGGGGACGAGCTGGTCGCTGCACGCGGCCTCCTCCGCGCCCGGTCTCGCGGCGGGCGTGCAGGCGGCGTTCGGCCGCGTCACCCGGCAGATGAGCCAGTGGGAACCCGACTCCGACCTGTCGCGCTTCAATCGGGCGCCCGCGGGGGAGTGGCAGTCCATTCCGCCCGAATTCGCTCATGTCGTCGCGGCGGCGCTTGAAATCGCCGCCGCGAGCGCGGGCGCCTTCGATCCGGCGCTTGGCGCGATCACCGAACGCTGGGGCTTTGGCAGCGCTGGTCCCGTCGCGCGCGTTCCGGGCGATGCGCCCGCCGCCGAACGGCGCGTGGAGTTCGACGCCGCGAACAGCCGCATCCGGCGCAGCGAAGGCGCGGCGCTCGACCTGTCGGGGATCGCCAAGGGCTATGGCGTCGATCTCGCCGCCATATGGCTGCTCGGGCAGGGCGTGCGCCATTTCCTGCTCGAACTCGGCGGCGAAGTGCGCGGGGAGGGGATCCGCCCCGACGGCCAGCCGTGGTGGGTCGATGTCGAGATGCCGCCGACCGCGTCGATCCCGCCGTGGCGGATCGCGCTCCACGACTTGTCGGCCGCGACCTCGGGCCATTACCGGCGCGGTTTCGTGGCGGATGGCCGCCATTATTCGCACAGCTTCGACCCCAGCACCGGGCGGCCGATCGTCAGCGGCGTGGCGTCGGTAACGGTGCTGCACCGCGACTGCATGATCGCCGACGGCTGGGCGACCGCGCTGACCGTGCTCGGGCCACAGAAAGCGATCGCGCTCGCCGATGCGCAAGGGCTCGCGGCGGCGATGGTCGTCGGCGACCGCGAGCATGTCTCGCGCGAATGGCGCGCGATGCTGGGCTGAGGCGCGCTCTTATCCGCGCAGGACGAACGGAATCTCGACCAGCCCCTTGACCTTCACCGCTTGTCCATTCCGCATCGTCGGCGCCCAGCGCCATTTGCGCACCGCGCGGAGCGCCGCTTCGTCGAGGCGCTGAAAGCCGCTGCTGTGCGCAACCGAAATGGCGGTGACCGAACCGTCGAGGTCGAGCGTCAGCGCGAGCATCACCGTTCCTTCTTCGCGGTGCCGCCGGCTTTCGGTGGGATAGCGCGGCGGCGCCCCCGCCACCATGCGCGTGCCGAGGTCGTTCGCCTGGACCACCGCAGGCGGGGCGGGAGGCGCTGGTGGAGCGGGCACCGGGACGGGCGGTGCCGGAATCGGATCGGGGGAGGTCAGCATCGCGGGCTGATTGTTCGGCACCTCGACCAGCGGCAGCGGGGCAAAGACCGGGGCCTTTTGCTGCGGGGGCGTTTCCTGCGGCGGGGAAGGCAGCGGCGGGGGCGGCGGCGCGATCGACAGGTTGACCACCGCCAACCTGGCCGCCTCGACCTCTGCGCGGTGATAACCCGTGTGCAGCAGCGCAGCGAGCAGCCCCGCCGCCAGCAACGACGCGAGCGCCGCGGCCGGCAGGTTGGGGCCCCGATCCTCGCCGTAACGGCCGGGCGTCAACCGGGCGGCGCCGACGGACATGCTCGGGGCCGATGCCGCTGCCCGAACCCGCATTGCGGTCTCCGGCTCAGGTTTCGGACCAGCGTCGCAGGAGGTTGTGATAGACGCAGGTAAGTTGGAGGACAGCATTGTCGTCGGCTCCGTCGCGCGTGAGTTTCTGGATGGCGGTGTCCATCTCGAACAGCATCCGCCTCAGGTCGTTGTCGCGCACCATGCTCTGGATCCAGAAGAAGGAGGCGAGCCGGGTGCCGCGGGTCACCGGCTCGACGCGGTGAAGGCTGCTCGATGGATAGAGGATCGCGTCGCCGGCGGGCAGCGCGATGGCGTGCTCGCCATAGGTGTCGCTGACGATCAGCCGGCCGCCCTCATAATCGCCGGGATCGTTGAGGAAGAGCGTGCACGACAGGTCGGAGCGCAGATGCTCGCCCGTCGCCAGCTTCATCACCGCGCCATCGACATGAAAGCCATAGGCGCCGCCCCCGGCATAGCGATTGAAACGCGGCGGCAATATCTTGCGCGGCAGCGCGGCGGCGAAGAACAGCGGGCAGCGTTTCAGCGCCGCCAGCACCGCGGCGCCGAGTTCGACCTTCAGCGGCGAATTGTCTGGCACCTGCTCGTTGCGTTTGACCTTCGCGCCCTGCGCGCCGACCGTCTCGCGTCCGTCGGTCCAGTCGGCGCCATCGAGGCGGCGGCGGAATTCCGCTGCCTCGTCCGGCGTCAGGACGTTCGGGATATGCAGCAACATGGCAGCTCAAATCCTCTTCAAATGGCGAAGGCGGGAGGCGCCGCCCCCCGCCCGAGCCTGTTCCGCTCCGGCTTCTAGAAGCGGAAGTCGGCGCTGAACAAAAAGGTCTGCGGCTGCCCCGGCGTGTAGCGATAGCCGCTCTTGTTGATCGCCGCGACATAATCTTTGTCGAACAGATTATAGGCGTTCAGGCGCAATTTGACATGGTCGTTGACCGCATAGCCGAGCAGCGCATCGACGACCGTATAGCCATGGGTGCGCGGCGGCGTTC
This window contains:
- a CDS encoding HAMP domain-containing protein translates to MPRNRKQIGIQTLLLRVFLPVVALAALLVAILVYNRINATILRQFDDRLVATSALTGALIDPADHDWLIGTATSGRDPAAAERDIRYRRNVEPMRRIRERLGLTYIYTQVTSGRAEVRYILDGTDGDEHTPLGSPDSLPEETMAGLRDVQRRRIIYVSPVEYQEKWGLLKTAAAPVYSADGAVSGTAGADVNVSVIRVATQNALFLSAMIGIASLLACLLVTLQIVRRVARPIERLTQEALRIAAGDHRPPAKGDAPREVRDLRAALTALSAHATGELDAAAARAAQHRLAASEAWLFGDEGGARVPVMSVDSPNDRSTAAPAPIDAGEEISADVIDHMAVLAAIAPFDRLSGRELLLVARHVRPRSLPPGALLIERGQPAHLLYIAVDGWAMAGEARAPSLFDVPSLLFSLPAAQDYRVGDEGMQALCLARAHLFTIARECPQFIAGLLDMEALPSCG
- a CDS encoding MFS transporter, coding for MIDRLNRLLRVEPGEGPKLAQFALFGFLLQMGLGIGFSAGDAAFFSHVGVDALPVIFMLTPAVMLVYTGLFSVLMVRFSLNHMVMATLALLVAGGVILWALLSNAGDSAPLYYVLKLYLAMWYIALYSLFWNFTDAYFDIQDAKRLFPLFAAFCALGTAVGALIVNLLAAFVPLPGFLLLWAGVALATMPLAWSLGRRWPQLSESDADDSERPAGIAAQLAVLANSFRTSRYTLALTATLFVTLLMTNLAEYQYAAVLQQGRSEAQLAALFGALYAASNIFNLLVCLFVFNRLVTRLGVRNVAFILPLTYFAVFGFFFLSSGYIAAIAAFFAYHGVLTSIEYNNQNLLFNAVPSAIKRPLRTVIEGMCEPLASLIAGAFLLYAAKYLDLRELSGIGVILGALLIATVVLLRQLYPSAMAGNMRQGWLNFGAPLPALAPGAEARLRTLAASPGAPLLDLRGGSDQLRLADPDAIADLLAAAPRQSPRERRQSAALIADFGETAIPHLVAALRDTRRAQGERAVAARALASLSQAQFAAQSDAIVAAESDAARQAMDSARRLDAAQGASGFTGLLARAQRERASAAVDFLLELLALRGLLPDFDLLIVSLHSANAKVRANAMEAVETGIGHALFRGVEAVLQPRKQESIAPPSDDEVTRLAEAALENGAPVEVAVALALLHQRLSPSAFARRTAPLIHAAMPPALRAQLLALLALRHEDGPSRVALIDALRQTPNFAAATLEALASLAEMARTDSPTAGWSGATASGERFWIAHEDIRAAAARHPDLALVMLRVQDGRDHAA
- a CDS encoding PP2C family protein-serine/threonine phosphatase, giving the protein MTGRKRKFGLKPQLLLLLFALNLIAATAYSLVLYGIDRAEILAGIDKQLVTAANAVQEIVPPGYHATIQNADSVAPALFDAVQDRLSHFANESGLVYAYTYMQFGPEIRTVATSATVAEMQSGTQTGFFALYDTAPAKLHQSFRDGRVRFDEYSDSFGRFRSIYKPVRMRDGRTYVIGADVDLHQLDASLRTALIQSIAVGVVMFALSLAVGWLLIGRIVRPLAQLTAFTRGMEQRSFEPDEQELLAIREIGGARSDEVGSLAEAMSGMIARLQRYLIEVETATAARERVEGELTAARDIQVGMLPRKSPPFPGRTDLDVFAMLEPAKQVGGDLYDYFLIDRNRLFFVVGDVAGKGVPAALFMAMTTTLFKAQALSATSTAEIMTRVNAELARDNVAEMFVTALAGILDLRDGSVVYSDAGHEAPFIVRAGGAVERLAKKHGMAMGIFDDVEYQSGRFTLQPGDAMILFTDGVSEATGPGEELYTAARIRTALERTRENPSARYIAEGLADSVRAFVGEIPQSDDIAILVICYEGPAAAA
- a CDS encoding PepSY-associated TM helix domain-containing protein, which gives rise to MHAPPSPRPPVKKSRKSFWLKQLHMWHWMSSAVSLIGLLLFAVTGFTLNHAADIEAAPVVAQKTAQMPQAVLGTLGADPAGGKGALPRPVAAWVEDHFPVSATGEAEWSADEIYLPAPRPGGDGWVAIDRASGAVSSEITDRGWISYLNDLHKGRNSGGEWSLFIDVFAFACLIFAFTGLVLLWLHSAKRKSTWPLVGAGLILPAAVAIIFIH
- a CDS encoding DUF2271 domain-containing protein codes for the protein MQTPSRTLLIGGSLSAALTAPVLAAAPATMDVTITIPQLKVAEYHRPYVAIWVEKAGAPAKTVAVWYDYDMKKNEGTKWLRDVRQWWRAAGRTMTFPANGVTGATRAPGAQKISFSRAQLGATAPGAYVLVVEAAREVGGRELLRIPFTWPAKAGPGGRAAGKTELGAVTVAFR
- a CDS encoding DUF4198 domain-containing protein; this encodes MMKKQIWGFAATVALAAMAAVPASAHRQWMLPSSTVLSGDDVWVTVDAAVSNDLFYFEHQPLRLDAVHAWAPDGSDVAIENKATGRYRSTFDVHLTQKGTYRIASVSDSLMGSYDLNGKTERLPRGTTTANLAEKLPAGATNVRTAEANNRNEIFVTVGEPTTTLFKPTGKGIEMVPVTHPNDLFAGEAATFQFLLDGKPAADLAVTVIPGGIRYRDQLGQIDLKTDVEGKVAVNWSEPGMYWMNVTTPHAERQAGDAPPPVARRASYVTTLEVMAP
- a CDS encoding FAD:protein FMN transferase, which produces MGTSWSLHAASSAPGLAAGVQAAFGRVTRQMSQWEPDSDLSRFNRAPAGEWQSIPPEFAHVVAAALEIAAASAGAFDPALGAITERWGFGSAGPVARVPGDAPAAERRVEFDAANSRIRRSEGAALDLSGIAKGYGVDLAAIWLLGQGVRHFLLELGGEVRGEGIRPDGQPWWVDVEMPPTASIPPWRIALHDLSAATSGHYRRGFVADGRHYSHSFDPSTGRPIVSGVASVTVLHRDCMIADGWATALTVLGPQKAIALADAQGLAAAMVVGDREHVSREWRAMLG
- a CDS encoding energy transducer TonB; the protein is MSVGAARLTPGRYGEDRGPNLPAAALASLLAAGLLAALLHTGYHRAEVEAARLAVVNLSIAPPPPPLPSPPQETPPQQKAPVFAPLPLVEVPNNQPAMLTSPDPIPAPPVPVPAPPAPPAPPAVVQANDLGTRMVAGAPPRYPTESRRHREEGTVMLALTLDLDGSVTAISVAHSSGFQRLDEAALRAVRKWRWAPTMRNGQAVKVKGLVEIPFVLRG
- a CDS encoding Fe2+-dependent dioxygenase, which encodes MLLHIPNVLTPDEAAEFRRRLDGADWTDGRETVGAQGAKVKRNEQVPDNSPLKVELGAAVLAALKRCPLFFAAALPRKILPPRFNRYAGGGAYGFHVDGAVMKLATGEHLRSDLSCTLFLNDPGDYEGGRLIVSDTYGEHAIALPAGDAILYPSSSLHRVEPVTRGTRLASFFWIQSMVRDNDLRRMLFEMDTAIQKLTRDGADDNAVLQLTCVYHNLLRRWSET